Within the Melopsittacus undulatus isolate bMelUnd1 chromosome 5, bMelUnd1.mat.Z, whole genome shotgun sequence genome, the region TTAAAGTGAGATTTGACAGGCAaaagaaatttttcttaatCTCTGTAAAAATGTAGTCATTATCAAGCCAATGGAACAGAAGCAGATAACTAGCAGCCTTTACTTTATGAAAGGAGAAAGTAAGGAAGAGATGCAAGTAGTGCCCTAGTGTCTAGTTCTTTCAGTCCTGCCTTTATGATAAGAAGAATCTTTGCATAAAACAGAAGCATGTGACTGATACTGCCTCCTTGATCCTTGAATTCCTGGTTATGAAAACACAGGCTCAGCTTGAGCAAGTCTAAAATAGTcactgaaattacattttggCTGTCTCAGGCTGGACATAAATTGTTCCCTTACCAGGCCACTTGTTCTCTTGTTAGCTGAGCTTTGCCTGAAGGAATCTAAAACTGGTGCTCAGTGGTGAAGGGTTCTCTGGGTGAATAAAGCTGTGGTTATTTACCTCAAGCTTGACTGTAGATGAGTGCTTAGTTTgtaggtttggtttgttttaaagtctTTTAGCTACAAGGATTTTGAATTTGCAGAATAGTTAATACCTACTTGGAGCCACTGCTTTTTGTACTATGTTCATTCTTTTGTTCCAGCATTCTTCCCTTTCCTAGGCACACTTGTAATGGCTTATACTTGGAGTGGGTTATACTTTCATAGTGTCACCATTTTACGGTGTTTTCATAATACTCTGCCTGTTTGACTGCACCcaggctttttgcttttgtgaagGCTGCTCTCTGCGGTTGTGTAGCTGTGAAAATATTCCTTATGGCTTGTGATCTTTTGAGGAGGATAAGGTAGGGAAGAAGACAGTGCTGTAGGCCGTTGTGCATTTTCACTTAAGCATAAGTCTTGCAGTGATGTGACACTGATTCAGagaaatatgtatattttaaactTCTGCATTGAAGAACAATATATCTGTGTGTAGCCCTTCCCACCTGCTTCCATGGGAGAACAGTCCACGGGtactgtgttttgctttcaagCCATTCAACAGATGCTTTGGAAATGGAACAGactttctgctgcagctggaaaagcttTGGAAATTAAGTCTGTGCTTCATAGAACTTGATTTCACAGCCCTTTTGGCAAAGCTACGTGTATACTTGTTTCCTGCTGGGGCACATGCTTGAGACTCCCCCATAGAATGCTATCATGAATTTTCATGTGATACGGGTAGTGAGAGTTGCAATGACCCAAATAACTCTAGAACAGTAATTTTCTAACTGTTCATTTTGTAGATCTATGGAAACTTCCAATGAAAGTGGACAACTGCAAGTTTGACACTcatttcttactgctttttaaaaaggctgCTTGTAGGTCCTGAGTTCAAAGTCACTGCTTTAGACATTAACTTTTCTGCTAGTTTGGCTTTTTGGAGAACCAGCCAGTCTTCATTGCTGGGATTCTAGAGAAACTACATTCTGAGGTTGTCAAACAAAACTTGGAGGGTGGGAATGGCTACACAAGCCAAGCAGCAGTGGGATCCTTGCTCAAGCATAGAGGAGCTAAGAAAGCTTTGGAGGTCATGGCAAACAAGTGGCAGCTTGCACTCTTAGTTTGTGCTGTTGAGAATAGTGGAGTGATGCAGCTGTCCTTTGGAGTGTTAGAGCTAGACTGCAATGCACAGGGCAGAAAATCGATCCTGATAACTTATTACCACCATGGTGAGATAAATAATTACTTCTAATATctcaaagttttaaaatacGATAGGAAAGATCCACAGAATGTTGTCACTGACTTCAGAGCTTCATCCTGTTTCTGATTATCAAAATGAATCAGTGCTTGACTGTCAGTCTTGAATTTTGACTTGTAAATTATGTTTTTTGTGGGACCACACAGGTCCTTAGATCTACTCAAGGATGATTTGCTGTAGAGTATGTGTCTATAGTACAGACAGTTCtgctctcaaaaaaaaatcaaagtatgGGTTAAATGTGTGTTGATCCATGCAGTCAGATAAGCAGCTAGCAGCAGCCTAGAACCCAACTTTAGATGCACCTCAAGTTAAAATCCACCTTCTACTGTTTTAATGTATTAGGTAGCAGTAGCTAGGTGGTAAGAGTTAAAATATGCTTTGTGTAGTGTACCTGTAAtaggcttgttttttttcaagagtCTTAGAAAGTCTGTGTTATGTGGTTACTGCTCAGTGTTGCTCTAGCTAATTATTTTCACTTGCATCACACAATATTCATAACTTTGTCCATGGCTTGCAGAATGCTGTTAATGGTCTTTAATGGCCTCTAAATCTTGCCTTTCTTCATCTTAAAATCCTCTGTGCAATGTGGTGCTGGTGTATGTAACTAGCTGTGTGTAAAATCCCAGCAATTTCATAATCTTGGGATGGCATCCCAAATGTGGCACAAAAGCTTTAAGAGTCACTAAATGTACCTGCTCTAACTAGTGCCTCtatatgcttttatttagtCTGGCTTCCTGTAAAGGGGAAGATACCATGTGTCCCTTTATTATTCACCATTTGACTTTCTGAGGAGTCACCGATAGTTTTCCAGTTAGCAGAACTCTATCCATGTGCGAAATCATATGGCATTTCAGACTCCTGTAGTCTTACTGCCAGTGTGCCTATTTCAGTGATTCAGATCCAAAGCACCTACAGAAAACCAGGCAAGCAATCAATAGTTtatcagaaacaagaaaatgagaaaataatgtttctgttgaaaaaaactgtaaatgcagaagcagggaggaggcagagctcTAAAAAAGTCAATATTAGTAGAATGAACATAGAAAAGACCCTGACAATTTTCCTGCTGATAGAGCCTAGGTAACAAGGTCCTTGTTCTGGAGGAAAAGACTGACTGAAGGGATGTTGTTCACCCCCTTTGTTCTCAATAAGCTCTTTGCTTCTCTGCTAAGGATGCCAGCAAAGAGAACATTATGTTGAAACTAGCATGTATAAATAGGCTGTTACAGGTTCAATTGTCTCTTCATACGTGTGTCATGGAAGACTTGCTGCAAGGATCTGGCGTGAGATTTTTAAACAATGCCAAGTAGAACAGCTAGTACAGATTCTCTTCTTGAGCCTGTGTGATGTAACCTGAATTGGGGCTATAATAGTAAAGAATAGGAAAGCACTAGTACTAAATGATATTCATAATCTAACCAAAGGTGTAGGTCACAATCTGGCAAGGGCTGAGCTGCCAAAGTGAAAATGTGAAATGTCTACAGCCCCATCTCAGTTTTATGCTGGAGAGAAGAGCAGTTTCACCCATCAGAATTTTTGGGAGGCTTTTAGCCATTTCTTATCTGTTTCTTGCTAAACTCTAAAAAGTGCTGAGAATCCACATACCTCTGCAGTAGCACCTGAGCtgctagaaaaaaaaggggTTGTAGGACACCTTGTATGCTTCTGTCTTAGATGGAAGATAGCTGTTCACATATAGAAGAGGAATGTGCTTTGAGCTGTGCAATCGCATGCTGTTCAGACCAGACAGCTCAGTTTGGTGGTGGCTCAGTTTGATGGCTTTCCGACAGTTTGCTCTTAGGTGTAGACCCTCTCATCTTGCCCACAGGTTAAGTTCACAACTAAGATCAGTAAACTTTGTTGTGATAAGGACAGTAAAAGCGTTGCAGTGTTTAACACCAGAGCATCTGCTACCCTTAGTAGGTTTCTAAGAGTCGAATCTATAACTTCTTTGCTAAGCTTCACACACTCCGTGACAGAAACATGACTTGGCCTATCAACTCATGCAAAATGAAGCAGGGTGCCTACAGATTCCAGAACCTGTCCAGGGGTCTGCGTAACAAGAGGAAAAACTAACCAGTCAAGCAACAGTACATTTTAGCTGATTTGTGACATGCTTCTTAAGTGTTACTTAGCAGAGGCTAAGGAATTAATTACTAGGGAAACAGAGCCCTTTACTGCTGTATTTGGCATCCAAATTGGCAGTGCACTGGTACCAACTTCTTTTGCTTCTGTAGCAGTTTTGTAGAATGCTTTGCCTTAAATACAGTACAGGAAGCATCTGTGAGTAACTGCTGtgcaggctcaggctcaggTCACAAAAGTGGAGTTCACTTAGAGTGAACCTAAAGCCAAACTGCTGCTGAtgcttttcattacagaaagcTTTGATGATAGGGGATTAAGAGATGTCAACCCAGCAATCCGGATTACTGCTGTAGTTGTATGAGCACCAGATGGGGCTGTTGCTCCACATagtttttactgaaaattaatataaaaccCTGTGACTGAAACATCCCTATTTCCTTTGTGGGCTGTTTTCTCCTGCCTCTAAAGCATCTAGCTGGGCTGAAATGTAGTAGATGGTGAGATGTGTGAAACAAAACTCACAATTCCCACAATCAGATTctcaagaaaaaggaaaaaagaaaaaagcaaccaaaaatatgcacaaattatttcagtagtAACGGAAAAGTATAATCATCTTGGTGTATAGTTTCTCAAGGAATATGCACTGTTCCTATGCTGGTGCATATCCCAAACTCTCCTCTGCTTATCATCATACAGATGGAAAGGAGCTGTTGGGGAGAAAGAGGCAGACCTAGCCTACTCTCAGCCAGCcatattatcatagaatcatagactggtttgggttggaagggaccttaagattatcctGTTACAACTCCCTtcctatgggcagggacacctcacactagatcatgtctctccaacctggccttgagcacttctaGGtatggggcatttaccacttctttgggcagcctgttccaatgcctcaccactctcacagtaaagaacttccttatatctaacctgaacttccctgttgaacacattaccccttgtcctgttgctacagtcttTGATGAAGGACttatccttataggcccccttaagatactggaaggctgctctccacgcagcttctgttctccaggctgatcagacccaactttcttagcctgtcttcacaggtgAACGCAACACCCATGCTGCTAACTCACTGTTCCTTCACAGCAGGGTAGCATGGTACTTCAGTAAACACCTTTCCTTGAGACTGAGTTGGTGCTCGATGGTTAGGAACCTAtaatttgtctgcttttttttctgaggagaAAGTTAAGGTGCTCTTAATGCCATCTGTTGTTAGTGCTGTAATGCCTTACAGTTATACTTCAAAACAATAtccatttttaagcattttcctCAGAAAGGAAATACTGTGATGTGATGAGACTTGAGGACTGTAAAGAATGTTACCAGATGTCTCCTTTCCTTACCAGCTACACTCTGACCATTTGCTCTGGAGAAACAGTGTTCTGACAGACTTACTGCAGCCTTCCAACCATGGGAAATGGGAATCAACATCACTACTGTCACAATTAAGAGATATTTTATAGAAGTGTTGGTTTTGAGCACTATTCTTGAATCAAAATGGGGTTTCTGGATTCAAACAAtttggtgtgtgtttttttaaaacactggcTAATTGCTTTGAATGTCTGaatgaaaacagctttctgaaaaatctCAAGTCAATCCAAGTGTAGCACTTCATGGCTGAAAAGTCacacaaaaatcacaaaattcaGTAGATTCCTACACAAGCTGTTAAAGACAGTGCATTTTCAAATACTTTGGTTTTAATATAGAATTGAAGAGAGAAGACAATGTAGTCAGAGGTACTGAAGCGACAACATGGCATTAAAAGTCCTCCAGAGATAAATTGAAATCTACGTTACCTCATGCTGCTCTGCCATTTTGCCCTAGCTTGGCTGGAATGAAGACCTGTCCACTAAAAAGCCAAGAGTAGAGGTTCATGTTCTTTACCATTTGCAcctctagaaaaaaaacagtagctttgggggaaaaagtgaaattacttatttttcGCTTCAATGAGATAGACATTTGGTTTGTGAATCGAATACAGCCTAAAAATCTTTTGACAGGTAATTTAGATGTGATTTAGATAATGAAATGCCTCTTCAAAGGGGGTGAAGGTGCTCTCACTTGCTTACATGGTGCTTATTTTCTAGTTAAAAGAGACTGATTTTAATAAGGAAGATCCTTCTTAAAGCTTGAACTGACTTCCATTTCAGATACTCTGTTAATGCATTAAATGCAAGTCACAAGCTGCTGCTCTCAATCCACGCCTTGTCTGCAAAAGGAAAtaacttctatttttcttccttttttaatattgGGCAGTAGGAACACACAAGCATGTTATATAATGTGGTTAGTTTGGTTTCGGCAGCAATCCCACGAACTATACCACACACAGGGCAGTTTATAATGGTGAACAATTTTATCCTAAATGAGATATGCTACCTACCTTCAGAGGGTTTGAGAAGAACAATCTTGATGGGAAAGCCAGTCCAAAGAAATGGTTAAAAATCCaaggaagcaaaatgaaacaaccACAGATGagctatatataaaaaaatacacctCTTTAACTGAATACCTACTTCCTACATTCCTGCCTAATTCCCACATCGAATTAATCTATGTGCAAATCTAGAATTTCACCTGTTTTTCATTGGGAAATACAAGTAATTCTTTGGTTTTCCTTGGAAGGCATGTGCTGGTGCAATATCGCTGTAATGGTTCACTGCACCCTGTCTGCATACACACAACACACCCTGTCATTTGTTCAGGTATCAAGGAATTCCATGGATATTGATGAGTATGATCTTCcagggagaaagacagagaaggcACACAAGTTGTGTATGTGTACACACCACAAGGATTACTGATGAGCATGATAAAAATAGAAGCATTGTTATCTTTTACCTTCAAcaattataaatatatgtatgtataatcTTATTAAAATACTTCCATAGATGTATACACATAAGTATTCTTAGGAAAGTGAAAGCCAGTCCATTTTCTACAGTATCTGTGAAGCCTCCACAAATAAGACTGGAGTGATTTTCCAAGGGTTGGAGTTCTGTGAGCGTGACTGAATTcaatttactcttttttttgctcttcACCTTTAAATTCCATTAGCACTTCTTGCCATTTCTTTATCTCTTCTTTGCAACTCAAGAAGGCATCTTCCAAACGCTTCATGGAGTTGGCAAGGTCAAGGTTGGTACGCATGACCACCATGTCAAATGCCATCCAGGTTGCCCCCACTGCAAACACAACAGATAAAGCTAAGCCAGGAATTTTTGGCTAAATAAAAGCAATAGCTGATTCAATAAATGAATAAAGAACATGAATTTTTATTAGTTCAGACCCTATGTCAGAGAAGGCTTGCTGTATAATAAGGTGGAAATTACCCACAGAAATGCTCAAGATTAAATAAAAGACTGCTCAGTATTACTGCTTTATAAATGTCTCAAAATGCTTCAGAATGGAAGTAATACTGATGTAAATTACAGAAGGGAGAGAGACATTTTACCTAAAAGTTACAACAAAACAGGCAATCAAAAAGAAATGTTCAACagactgttttaaaataaatgaaccaAAGAATGCTCTCTTTCGATCTCCAGACCAGTTATAGTCAGGAGGCTCACGTTAGGTGAGAAGGAGTAAGAATaaggaggctgcagcacagagataAAAGGTTTTAAAACCAACCTAAATAATggaattgatttttaaataacaagtATCTCATGAAGCAGAGCAAATAGTTTTAGCACTTATTTCATACTTTCCCTTTTGCTGTACTATAAATTGTATGTAGTTTTCTCACTGGCACTCATGAATTGTGCTTCATGTAGTGCAAAATAGTTTAATGAACAGTTTCCATCTATTCTTTTTAGTTGCACAGTGTGTGATAGAATGGTTGCAGAACATGCAGAAGAATATTCAGTCCTTTCCATACATAGAGGACTAAGATTAAATCTACAGAGGAGTCTTTATTCTAGCTAAGGAATTAAACATGTCATGTGCTGACCCAAGATCACTATATATCCCACCATTTTTCAGGCTTCAATTTCATCTTACATACTATGATTTAATAACTGTACATTAAATATCTTaatattctttctgttttcaaccACAACTCTGAACTGAGCATCACATTTAATGACCtataatttttcagttctgaGCCACCTGAAACTTCTAGATTATTTGCATGCTTTCTTCCAGTTGAGAACTTGAAGGTATTAGTTGATGGTGATTGTTTCCACTTAAATTTCTATCACATGGAAGTTTACagcaataaatataaataatatgtCTTCAACATCTTTCCTCTAGTAAACAAATCCTTATCATTCTTAATGAAGACCCATACCTGttagtttttccatttcatccAGAAGTTTTTCTAAATCTCTTTTCAGTTCCTCCACCATCTTTACCATGTTATCATAGTTTCCTTCCTGAACTTCTGATTCAGCCATCTACAAGGAAACCAGgaatttcattctttattttacttttaaatgaaTTGATTTTCACAGTTGAAAGTAACAttgcaataaattaaaaataaaatccaagatGTATATAAATATTCAATTTACATGTGAATTCATTAAGAATCTACCTTTGGAGTTACCAGTTATCACCTGTATGCTACATTCTACTTTCACTCCATTTTGAAGTGAATTTAAGTAGAAAGAATTACATTCAAATATGCTGTGTTTGCACCAGATAAAGACTTTTGATATGAATAATGACAAAGATCACAGTGTCAAATACTTCATCAGAAAATTTTATGTGTTACCCTGGTCTTCAGGCTTCTCTCCCAAATACTCTTGAAGCAGGGTAATTCCTGAATTCAAAGTTAGTTGCAAAATCTCCATTTGCATACAGTATTTCACACTTGCATGCTACAGCTGGGTAACTACATACACTAAGTTCTGTCAACATATAAGCATCCTGGCAGTGtccaaagccaggttggacagggccttgagtgacatggtctactgtgaggtgcccctgcccacagcagggggttggaactggatgatcttaaggtctttaacaatccaaaccattctatgattctataatagtAACTGAAAATGTGACACACAGTCTTGCCTTgaatttcctttcctgaaaaCCACTGGTGGATGGGATGAAGCTATGACGAAGCCAGAAGAGCGTCACTGTAGTCGCTGGACGCCTCACGCAGCAGGCATGGCTTTTgtcaaatttctttttttacatgtgGATTATCAAACTCGCATTAATGAGTGtcctgtttctgttgtttttattgACGGTAAATATAGAAGAAATGCAAGTTTGTAACAGTGCTATGGTGTTCTACAGCAACACCAAGCCCTATAAATGCTCTGGGCTTTCAAGGGTCTCTTCACACAACCAGTTTCACGAGGTAACTGTGTGCCCGCAAACCCTTCACCCCAGAGACCTTAGGAAGCCCCAGGCCGTTTGCTGTACCACGGAGCGGGCAAGCTGTAGTCTCCCACCGGGAACACGGTGTGGATCGGTGGCCCGGCCGAGCCAGAGGCCCGCTCCAAGAGCCGGCCTTCTGTCAGAGGGCACCTCAGCCCACCGCACCGCCAGAGGGCGCCCTTCAGCCCGCCCCCACCCTCAGTTTCTCCCCCCCTAAGTAGCTCCCGGGCTTGAGAGCCCAGCGGGCCCCGCCTTCCGCCTCCCGGCCGCGAGGTCCCGTCGCCAGCAGGGGCGGCAACAGGAGCGGGCGGAAACGGGACACCAAAAAAATCTCTCACTCTGCCCTTTCCGTCTTCTCCAGCCCGCGAGCTCGGCAAGCTCAGGAACTCGATTAATTCTGTGTTTCACGAAAATAAGCACTTGGGTGAAGAGTTAGGCGGCCGAgggacaggaaggaaaaagcaagggTTTGCCCCTCAGCGCCTCAGCGGGGAGGTGGCTCCTTGTCCTGCACCCACCCTCCTTCCAGCGCACAAGCAACCGGCCCTCAGCACGGCGGCCCGTCAGCCTGGCCAGTCCGCTGacccctggggctgctggggccTGCTGCGCAGCTCCTCTTCCCCCTGCTTGTTGCGGTGCTGTAGTTACCCTTCCCCGGAGTCTGGACCACAGGAGGTAACCGCTACCCCTCCTTGCGGCCCCATCGGCATGTACTGATATTAGCAGGGCCTGCTCTCACCCTCCTTCACTGCCCGCCCCAAGTCACGGCCAGCAGCCGGCAACTGAAGCTGTGACAAGGGTGGTGTAACCAGATGGCCTGTCGTTTGGGGAGTTTTGCTAAAAGTAACCCAAAAGTTAACGTTTTGAGCCGAAAGCTTGAAAATGTGTTGGTGCCTCTGATTATTTCCTCTGGGGGTCCATCTCCTCACCTTCAGGATGGAAAGAAACTTCAGCCCggggcctgtagtgacaggacaagggggaatggctttaaactgacagaggcTATTAGGGGTTTAGATTAAATGTTAGGAAggaattatttactgtgagggtggtgaggcattggaacaggctgcccagagaagccatggatgccccatctctggaaTTGGTCAAATTGTTCATGCCCCAAATCTTGC harbors:
- the SYCE3 gene encoding synaptonemal complex central element protein 3 codes for the protein MAESEVQEGNYDNMVKMVEELKRDLEKLLDEMEKLTVGATWMAFDMVVMRTNLDLANSMKRLEDAFLSCKEEIKKWQEVLMEFKDCSSQTL